Proteins from a genomic interval of Puniceicoccus vermicola:
- a CDS encoding methyltransferase family protein — protein sequence MIHDSPPLVERLRKPVSALIAVSLILAAVVTVPKSFGSWVYDALQILGFFLLIGAGLGRIWCSIYIAGRKNTVLCTDGPYSLCRNPLYLFSFIGALGLFLALQSVLLTLIAALFFLLYYRFVIKSEEKRLLEIFGASFSTYLSTTPRFFPRFSNYHRDSEERMTSIKVIERNLREVLWFFVAIPLIDVIEIIHDQGYLIFGRVPF from the coding sequence ATGATCCATGATTCACCACCTCTGGTAGAACGGCTCCGCAAGCCCGTCTCTGCACTAATCGCAGTCTCTCTGATTCTGGCCGCTGTCGTCACTGTGCCAAAGTCCTTTGGAAGCTGGGTTTACGATGCCCTGCAGATCCTCGGCTTTTTCCTCCTGATCGGCGCGGGACTCGGCCGCATCTGGTGCTCTATCTACATTGCCGGTCGAAAGAACACCGTTCTTTGCACCGACGGACCCTATTCCCTCTGCAGGAATCCCCTATATCTCTTTTCGTTCATCGGAGCACTGGGACTCTTCCTGGCCCTCCAGAGCGTGCTGCTCACCCTGATCGCGGCCTTGTTCTTTCTACTGTACTATCGGTTCGTCATTAAGAGCGAAGAAAAGCGACTTCTGGAGATCTTCGGCGCGTCATTTTCAACTTACCTGAGCACGACTCCTCGTTTCTTCCCCCGCTTTTCGAACTACCATCGTGATTCGGAAGAAAGAATGACCTCGATCAAGGTAATCGAAAGAAATCTACGGGAAGTTCTATGGTTTTTCGTGGCCATCCCGTTGATCGACGTGATCGAAATCATTCATGATCAAGGCTACCTGATCTTCGGAAGGGTTCCGTTCTGA
- a CDS encoding response regulator transcription factor — translation MIDAPNTPVLLVEDNFDLAGNIQDYLEQRGWSVDYVPNGALALHRVTEQTHAAVILDLRLPVIDGLEVCRRLRNSIAPRIPVLMLTAADLLDDRLTGFAAGADDYMVKPFALPELFARLRALLRRSSALPSTSVLRLHDLELNSSTREVYRGDRRLILTRMGYSILQCLLARSPAVVPRQELERHLWADDPPGSDAMRTHIATLRAEVDRGERTALLHTHRGIGYQMAVIDPAHRHE, via the coding sequence ATGATCGATGCTCCCAATACACCCGTTCTCCTCGTAGAGGATAATTTCGACTTAGCCGGCAATATTCAGGACTACCTCGAGCAACGGGGGTGGAGTGTCGACTATGTTCCCAACGGGGCCCTCGCCCTGCACCGTGTGACCGAGCAGACGCACGCGGCGGTGATTCTGGATCTTCGCCTCCCGGTAATTGACGGGCTGGAGGTTTGCCGTCGTTTGCGGAACAGCATCGCGCCCCGAATTCCCGTGTTGATGTTGACCGCCGCAGACTTGCTCGATGATCGGTTGACGGGATTCGCGGCAGGTGCGGATGACTACATGGTAAAGCCATTTGCCTTGCCGGAATTGTTCGCGCGGTTGCGGGCGCTCTTGCGTCGCAGTTCCGCGTTGCCTTCAACCTCGGTGTTGCGTCTGCACGACCTCGAATTGAATTCCTCGACCCGGGAGGTCTACCGAGGCGACCGGCGGCTCATCCTTACGCGCATGGGCTACTCCATCCTTCAATGCCTGCTGGCACGGTCCCCGGCCGTCGTTCCCCGACAGGAGTTGGAACGTCATCTCTGGGCGGATGACCCGCCCGGAAGCGACGCGATGCGCACGCATATTGCGACCCTGCGTGCTGAAGTGGATCGAGGGGAGCGAACCGCGCTGCTGCACACTCACCGCGGAATAGGTTATCAAATGGCCGTGATCGATCCGGCGCACCGACATGAGTGA